A region of the Candidatus Binatia bacterium genome:
GAGGGCGCGCCGGTCGAATGGATTCCGAGCTTCAACCCGATCGTGACGACGATCAACGGCATCGGTCTCGGCGTCAAGGCCAATGCGCCCAACGCCGGCAAGCTCTTCATCGATTTTATTCTCTCCAAGAAGAGCCAGGAGATGATCCGCGACATGCGCCGCATCCCGTCGCGGAGCGACGTGAAGCCGCTGGCGGTAAAGATGGACCAGTCCAAGCTGCGCCTGAAGCTCGTTCCTGGCGAGGTCACGGCGAATATCGATAAATACGCCGAGGAGTTCAGGAAGATTTTTGGGCTGTAAGTCTTCGGCCGGAAGTACCCAAGGTCAGAACGTTTACCTGATCGTGAAATTTGGGGACCGCGACGAACACTGATCGTCCACCACAGAAGAGCCGTCCTCGGCGCTAGTTACCCTTTTTCGTGGCGCGCTTTAACTCGATGTTTAGGGCGTGACACTCTCCGCCAACATTGTCGACGCTATGAGTCTCGGCATCCCTCCAGACCGCTTCACCTGGCTTTAGCTCCACCTCCTGGCTCTTGCCATTAGGCGCCGTGAATTTGACCTTGCAGGGAGTTAACGCGATGGCAATGTAGGCCGGATGAGAGTGCATCGGCGACTTGCCGCCCGGTTTTAGACGGATGTCTAAGACCCGAACATGCTCGTTATCAGTGGTGGTCTTGTAAACATCCTTTGCTACCTTCGCCGGGTCCTGAGCGCGCACCAAAAAAACCGGTAACAGAATGATGATGATCAGAACCGGCACCATGTAGAGTCGTTGAATCTGGTTCATAATTTTCCTCCTTCCTGTGGGTCCACTTAGAGTCCAATCTTTCTAGACCGAAACTAAGTTGGTCTCAGACCGTTCAACAGCACGAGTCATCGGACCTGCCGCTCGGTCTTGCGGGCTTTCACCCGACCCGGTCATCGGGTCTGTAGCGGGCTACGTAGTATTGGTTCAGCACCCGTTCCATGGCGAGGAGGAGCCGCCCCGGTCCGCGTGCCTTCAACCCCAAGGTCATCAAACGAACCGCACGCTCGATCAAAGCCCTACGCCTCCACCCCAGGGTCCTGTAGCGTCTCTGGAAGTATTCATCTTCGGGGAGGTCCCATTTGGCACGCAGACGATGAAGACTGGCCAATTCCCATGCGTCGCTCCAACGAAGCAGAAAGTAGGGAATGTCGCTCCACGCGAGCGGGTGCCCGTGGACAAAAGTGACGACGGACGACGGCTCAAGGTAAATGGCCCCCCCCGCCTGGGCGACGAGCAGAGAAAAATCGATGTGGTCCCTCGTGTTCAACAATTGCTCATCGAACGGGCCCACTTGGCGGAAGATGTCGGTCCGCGCAAGGAAGCAATGGAACTCGATATATTCTGTCCGCTGCCGCCGGAGGTCTGGGCGAACGTCCTCAGGCTTACGCCCGGCATGATGCATCGTGTCCTTGATGCGTCGCTGAGATGTCCCGCTTCTGTCCTCGACCTCGAGGTGGCATTCTCCTCCCGCGCAATGTACGACTGCACTGCCGCCATCGAAACATTCGAGGGTCAATGGTGTGACCACCGCCGCGCGGGTGTCCTCGGCACACTCGACCAACGGACTGAGCCAACCTGGAGCCACGAGGACATCGTTGTCGAGAAATACCACGTACTTGCTTGAGACATGCCCGAGGCCGAGGTTTCTGGCGCGGTTCGGCGACAGGTAGGAATCTGTCCGGATGAGCCGGAATCCTCTTTCTCTGGCCGTTGACTCGAGAAACCGCTTTATCTTGCGAGGAGAACCGCCGTCGACATATACTAGCCCGAAGGGAGTGTCCGTGAACTCATAGATAGAGCGGAGGGAGTCGCGCGTGAGACTGAAGCGCTCTCGCGGCACGACGACGATGGTGATATGATTCTCCAGCATTCGGTCACCCCTCGGTGGATAATCAAGGTCCAGACGACATGAAAGTGCTTGCACTCTGTCCCCCTGATAGTACCTCACAAGACGTTGCGGAGTACAGCTTTCTGAGCGAGGAATTTCGGAGTTTGTCAAGCCGCGGTATCGAGATTCACACGATCTCCCTCTCCGGGACGACGCGCCGGCCCTACGCCGTGGACGGTGTGACCGTCCATCCCATGCCGCGGCACCGCTACCACC
Encoded here:
- a CDS encoding cytoplasmic protein, coding for MNQIQRLYMVPVLIIIILLPVFLVRAQDPAKVAKDVYKTTTDNEHVRVLDIRLKPGGKSPMHSHPAYIAIALTPCKVKFTAPNGKSQEVELKPGEAVWRDAETHSVDNVGGECHALNIELKRATKKGN
- a CDS encoding glycosyltransferase encodes the protein MLENHITIVVVPRERFSLTRDSLRSIYEFTDTPFGLVYVDGGSPRKIKRFLESTARERGFRLIRTDSYLSPNRARNLGLGHVSSKYVVFLDNDVLVAPGWLSPLVECAEDTRAAVVTPLTLECFDGGSAVVHCAGGECHLEVEDRSGTSQRRIKDTMHHAGRKPEDVRPDLRRQRTEYIEFHCFLARTDIFRQVGPFDEQLLNTRDHIDFSLLVAQAGGAIYLEPSSVVTFVHGHPLAWSDIPYFLLRWSDAWELASLHRLRAKWDLPEDEYFQRRYRTLGWRRRALIERAVRLMTLGLKARGPGRLLLAMERVLNQYYVARYRPDDRVG